The sequence CACCCGTCCGGCTCCCCGTGGTCGCCGTGACGGCAACCGTGATGGCAACCGCGACCGGGATCGCGATCGCACCCCCCGTCGTGAGCTAGCTCCCGTGGGTGCGGCAGCGTCAGCCGCACCTGCCTCTGCTCCCGCACCGGTGGCAGCTGCCAAGGCTGTCCCTGCTGCTGCCGCCGCCGCCAAGCCTGAGGAGCCTGAATTCAGCGGCCGGACCCGCCGCCGCCGCTCCGCCGCGAGCTGAGCTCTGAAGCGGCCCTAGAGCCGCCTCAGCCTGAAGAACCGTCTCCAGCTTTGCCCTTGATTCAGGGGGTGCTGGGGGCGGTTTTCGCTTGGAGGGAGGTCAGTGCTCTGGGGCAGCTCCACCACGAGGTTGCCTTGGCTGTAGTCGGGCCAAGGGGGGCTGGTTTCAGGCTCTGCAGCTTCAACCAAGATCTCCACCTCGTCGGAGGCTTCCGCTGGTGTCTCGTTCTCAACGGGCTCCGAATCAGTCGGTGTGGCTTGCTCGTTCGGCGTGTTTTCACCCCAGGGAGTCGCTGGCGATCCGGGCACCGAAGCCGACTGCAGGGCGGTCAGGGCCTCTTGGGGTTCACTCAGTTGGCTCAGCCACGGGGTGGCTGGGAGATCGGCGCTGTTCGCTGCGCCTTGAGCTCGTTGGGGTTTGGGATTGGGTTGAGAGGTCGGGCGCTGTTTGCAGCGTTTGAGACTGGCTTCCGCCAGGTCCACCAGGGTTGAGGGTGCTGCGCTGCTGGTCACGGCTCGGTAGTAGGTCTGGGCGTCCTCGGGTTGCCCTAGCCCGTAGAGATGGATGTGGCCTGTGAGCAGTTGGAGCCTGCTCAGGGCCATCTCAGCCTCTGGATTGGCGTCTGACTTCTGCAGCTCCGCCAGCAGCTGTTCGGCCCTTTGGAGCGCGTCAGCGAAGCGTCCTTCTCCATAGGCCCGTTCGATGGCTCCGTAGTCATCTCCGCTGGCGCTACTCATGGCGTTGCGCTGCTCCCGCCCTGGTTTAGGTCGTTTTGCACAGGCTGGCTGCGCTGGGAGTGCGCCAGCCAGATCAGATCGCGGTTCCACTGCAATGAACACCCGCGGCTGAGGTCCCACTGGCCCGGGCCGCGGTGTGGTGGAAGGCGATTGAGTAGGTGCTCCAACTGCTCAGCATTGCCCAGGCTGATGTCCTGTGCGGCGAGCCAGCGGTTCAGCAGCTGCCGCTGATTGCTGCGGGCTAGGGCCGTGAACGGACGACGCTGCAAGGCCGGCTGCGCCTGGGCGGTTGTGCTCTTGAGGTTGGTCAGGGCGAGATCCAGCAACTGGTCGCAGCCTTCTTCTTCCTGGGCTAGCCGTTCGCTGAGTTGGCTGATCCGTCCGCTGGCTCCGGGGTGCAGCTCCTCCAGGACCGGCAGGACCTCATGGCGAATCCGGTTGCGGCTATAGCGCGGGTCGCTGTTGCTTGGATCGAGCCAAATCGGTAAGGCCAGTTGCCGGCAGATCTGGGCGGTGTCGCTGCGGGTCAACCCCAGCAGTGGGCGTACCAGCTCGATGCTGCCGCCGAGCGTTCGCCTGGGCCTCAGGCTGGAGAGGCCGCGGCGATGGCTGCCCCTGGCGAGCTGGAGCAAGACCGTTTCGCTGCGGTCGCTGGCGGTGTGTCCCGTGACCACCCTGAGGCAACCCAGTTCCTGGGCGAGGGTCTGGAGCTGTCCATAGCGCCAGGCGCGGGCCGACGCTTCATCCGTCTGCGGCTGGGCCCAGCAGTCGATCTGGATCGGCAGGCCTTGGCCTTGGGCCCAGCTTTGGAGCTCTTGGGCCTGCTGCTCGGCCTCGGGACGCCAGCGGTGGTTGCCATGCCAGAGCTGCAGGGGCCAGTGGTGCAGCCGCCTCAGGTCGCTGAGCAGACCGGTGAGGGCCATGGAGTCTTGGCCGCCGGAGACCGCCAGCAGCAAGGGCTCTCCCTCGGGCAGCAGATCGCGCTGGTGGAGCAACTGCTGGTGCAGGCGCCGATGCAGATCACTCCAGCGTTCAGCCATGGCCCCAGCCTGAATCGCCCCGGCTCAGCGTGTGAGAATCGCAAAAATCCATCTGTACTGGCATGTCCCGCCTCGATCGGCTGCCCGCTTCCCTTCGCATGGCCCTGGGCGAGAAGCGCGCTCTCAAGGTGATTGCTGGCCTCACCAACTTTGACGCCGCCAGCGTTGAGCGCATCAGTCGCGCGGCTGGTCTCGGTGGTGCTGATCTGATCGACGTGGCCTGCGACGCCGAGCTGGTCCAGCTGGCTGCTTCGGTCTCGGGCCTGCCCATCTGCGTGAGCGCCGTCGATCCTGAGTTGTTCCCTGCTGCTGTGGCCGCCGGCGCTGCCATGGTCGAGATCGGCAACTACGACGCCTTCTATCCCCTGGGACGCATCTTTGATGCCGCGGAGGTGCTCTCCATCACCCGCCGCACCCGCGAACTGCTGCCCGAGGTTGTCCTCAGCGTGACCGTTCCCCACGTGCTGCCCATCGATCAGCAGGAGCAGCTCGCCGCTGATCTGGTGGCCGCTGGTGCTGACATCATCCAGACCGAAGGTGGCACCAGCGCCAAGCCCTTCAGTGCCGGCAGCCTCGGCCTGATCGAGAAGGCCGCCCCCACCCTGGCTGCCGCCCACAGCATCAGCCGCGCTGTGGCTGTCCCTGTGCTCTGTGCCTCCGGTCTGTCTTCGGTCACCGTGCCGATGGCGATCGCCTCCGGCGCCGCTGGCGTGGGTGTGGGCTCCGCCGTCAACAAGCTCAACGATGAGCTGGCCATGGTTGCCGTGGTCCGCGGGCTGCGCGAAGCCCTGGGCGCCTCCGTCAAGGCTGCGGTCTGAAGCGCAGCGCTCAACCTCGTTTGATCTCACCCATGCCCTTCGGGGCATGGGTTTTTTGTCGTTTGGGCATCCACGCCGTCTGGTTGGTTGTCCGAGAATGTCTTGATGCCTAACCCGTTTGAACTCCACGCTCCCTATGAGCCCAAGGGGGATCAGCCCGAGGCGATCAAAGCGCTGGTGGCTGGCGTGGAATCAGGCGAGCGTTACCAGACCCTTCTGGGGGCGACGGGAACCGGGAAGACCTTCACCATTGCCAATGTGATCGCCAAGACCGGTCGACCGGCTCTGGTGTTGGCCCACAACAAAACCCTGGCGGCCCAGCTCTGCAATGAGCTCCGGGAGTTCTTCCCGAAGAACGCCGTTGAGTACTTCATCTCGTACTACGACTACTACCAACCGGAGGCGTATGTGCCCGTCTCCGATACCTACATCGCCAAAACGGCCTCGATCAACGAAGAGATCGACATGCTGCGGCACTCCGCAACGCGTTCTTTATTTGAGCGTCGCGATGTCATTGTCGTCGCCTCCATCAGCTGTATTTATGGCCTGGGGATTCCGAGTGAGTACCTCAAGGCCGCCGTCAAATTTGAGGTGGGTGAAACCCTCAACCTGCGCGGCTCCCTACGGGAATTGGTCAACAACCAGTACTCCCGCAATGATTTGGAGATCTCGCGCGGACGGTTCCGGGTGCGGGGTGATGTGCTCGAGATCGGCCCGGCCTATGAGGACCGCCTGGTGCGGATCGAACTCTTCGGCGATGAGGTCGAGGCCATTCGCTATGTGGACCCCACCACGGGGGAGATCCTGCAGAGCCTCGAATCGATCAGCATCTATCCGGCTAAGCACTTCGTCACCCCGAAGGAGCGCCTGGAAGACGCGATTAAGGCCATCCGCTCGGAGCTGCGGGGGCGCCTGGATGTGCTCAACGAACAGGGCAAGTTGCTCGAAGCTCAGCGCCTCGAGCAGCGCACCACCTACGACCTGGAAATGCTCGAGCAGGTCGGCTACTGCAATGGCGTTGAAAACTATGCACGCCATCTGGCGGGCCGGGAGGCAGGGACCCCGCCGGAGTGCTTGATCGACTACTTCCCCAAGGACTGGTTGTTGGTGGTGGACGAGTCCCACGTCACCTGCTCCCAGCTTCAGGCGATGTACAACGGCGACCAAGCCCGTAAGGGTGTGCTGATTGAGCACGGCTTCCGGCTCCCGAGCGCTGCGGACAATCGCCCGCTCAAAGGCGATGAGTTCTGGGAGAAGGCGCGGCAGAGCATCTTTGTCAGCGCCACCCCCGGCGATTGGGAGCTCAAGCAGAGCGATACCGAAGTGGTGCAGCAGGTGATCCGTCCGACCGGGGTCCTGGATCCCGTCGTCGAGGTCCGTCCCACCGATGGCCAGGTCGATGACCTCCTGGGTGAAATTCGCATCCGTGCGGAGAAGAAAGAGCGGGTCTTGGTCACGACCCTGACCAAGCGGATGGCGGAAGACCTCACCGACTACCTCGCTGAGAACGGTGTCCGGGTTCGCTATCTCCACTCTGAGATCCATTCAATCGAGCGGATCGAGATCATCCAGGACCTCCGTAACGGTGAGTACGACGTGCTGGTGGGCGTCAACCTGCTGCGGGAAGGCCTGGATTTGCCCGAGGTCTCCCTCGTGGCGATTCTCGATGCGGACAAGGAGGGCTTCCTACGGGCAGAGCGGTCCTTGATTCAGACCATCGGCCGGGCGGCTCGACACGTGGAAGGCGTCGCCCTGCTCTACGCCGACAACCTGACCGATTCGATGGCCAAAGCCATTTCGGAAACCGAGCGCAGGCGTGCGATTCAGCAGGCCTACAACGAGAAGCATGGGGTGACCCCGACGCCGGCAGGCAAGCGGGGTAGTAACTCGATCCTGGCTTTCTTGGAGGTCTCCAGGCGCCTCAACGATGAGCAGTTGGAGCAGGCCACAGAGCAGGCCGAGCACAACGATGTGCCGCTGGATTCCTTGCCCGAACTGATTCAACAACTGGAGGACAAGATGAAGTCGGCGGCCAAGAATCTTGACTTTGAGGAGGCGGCCAACCTGCGCGATCGCATTAAAGGGCTACGCCAAAAGCTTGTGGGGAAGCCATAAGTCAGCGAAACCCTCGCAACCAGGCGGGTTTGATCTTTCCCTTTTCTTTCGACTTCAGCTCTGGAATCACGGCTAAAGGTGAGCTAATCGCCGAGGAGGCGAATGGGTTACTACTTGCTCCATCTCCATCTGCATGGCCTGTTCCGCGGCCATGACCTGGAGCTTGGCCGTGATGCGGATACCGGTGGACAGACCACCTATGTGCTCGAGCTGGCGAAGGGATTAGCGGCTCGCCCTGAGGTGAATCGCATCGACGTCGTCACCCGTCTGATTCAGGACAAGCGGGTCTCCCCCGATTACGCCCAGGCCCATGAGCCCTTGGGCGGTGGAGCCAACATCGTTCGCCTCCCCTGCGGTCCGCGGCGCTATCTGCGCAAGGAGCTGCTCTGGCCCTATCTCGATGAGATGGCTGATGCCGTCACCGCACACATTGCGGCTCAGCCGCAGCGACCGAATTGGATCCATGCCCACTACGCCGATGCCGGTTATGTGGGGGCCTTGGTCTCCCAGCGGCTCGGCATCCCGTTGGTGTTTACCGGTCACTCCCTGGGCCGTGAGAAACAGCGGCGGTTGCTCGAAGGTGGGTTGACCCATGAGCAGATCGAGCAGACCTATGCGATCGGTCGCCGCATCGATGCGGAGGAGCGGGCTTTAGCCCAATCGGCTCTGGTGATCACCAGCACTCAGCAGGAGGCCCAGCAGCAGTACGCCCGCTACAACCGCTTTGAGGCGGAGCAGGCCGCGGTGGTGCCCCCTGGGGTGGATGCCCAGCGCTTCCATCCCGTGGCGATGCCTGGTGAGGCCTCGGATGTGGAGGCTCTGATGGAGCCCTTCCTGCGGGAGCCCCACAAGTCACCGCTGCTCACGATTTGCCGCGCGGTCCGGCGTAAGAACGTTCCGGCCCTGGTGGAGGCCTATGGCCGCTCGGCCCTGTTGCAGGAGCGCCACAACTTGGTGTTGGTGCTGGGTTGCCGTGAGGACCCCCGCTCGTTGGAGAAGCAACAGCGGGATCAGTTCCAGCAGATCTTTGAGCTGGTTGATCGCTTCGATCTTTACGGCAAGGTCGCCTATCCCAAGCAGCATCGGGGTGAGCAGATCCCTGCGATCTACCGCTGGGCGGCGCAGCGCTGCGGGATCTTTGTGAACCCAGCTCTGACGGAGCCCTTTGGCCTTACCCTGCTCGAGGCGGCGGCCTGTGGACTGCCGTTGGTGACCACCGATGACGGAGGTCCCCGGGACATTCTTCAGCGTTGTGCCAACGGTCAGTTGGCGGATGTCACCGATCTCGATGTGCTCCAGCAAGCCCTGGAGGAGGCGGGCGCCGACCTGGAGAGATGGCGCCGCTGGCGCGATAACGGCATCGAGGCGATCAGCCGCAATTTCAGTTGGGATGCCCACGTCTGCAGCTATCTGGGGGAAGCCGAACGTCGTTCCGCTGCTTGGATGGCGCAGCACCGCACTGGGCTGGGCATACCGGCATCGGCCGAAACCGCTCAGGTTCAAGCCCCTCCTGTGCAACGGCTGCTGCTGTTGGATCTCGACGTTTGCCTGCAATCGGCGCAGCCAGCTGGTCTGGAGGATCTCCGCCGACGGCTCGCCGCCGATCCCCAATGCGGCATTGGCATGTTGAGCGGCCGCCACTTCGCTTCAGCCCGGCTTCGCTTTGCCGAATTGCATTTGCCAGAGCCCCAGGTCTGGATCCTGGAGGCAGGGGCGGACCTGCGGTTTGGTTCCGAGGGCCGGCCCGATGCGAGTTGGCAGCAGCACATTGCCCAGGGCTGGCAGCGCGAACGGGTGGAGCAGGTGCTTGAAGGCCTGAGCCCCCGCCTAACCCTGCAACCGGCCGTCAACCAAGGCAGCTACAAGGTCAGCTACACCCTGGAGGAGCCCACCGCTGGTGTGCTCGAGATGGTGCGGCAACGGCTTCGCCAACACCGTTTGGAGGCCCGAGCTCACCTCTTCCACCACTGGTTCTTGGATGTGTTGCCGATGCGGGCG is a genomic window of Synechococcus sp. A10-1-5-1 containing:
- the tilS gene encoding tRNA lysidine(34) synthetase TilS — its product is MAERWSDLHRRLHQQLLHQRDLLPEGEPLLLAVSGGQDSMALTGLLSDLRRLHHWPLQLWHGNHRWRPEAEQQAQELQSWAQGQGLPIQIDCWAQPQTDEASARAWRYGQLQTLAQELGCLRVVTGHTASDRSETVLLQLARGSHRRGLSSLRPRRTLGGSIELVRPLLGLTRSDTAQICRQLALPIWLDPSNSDPRYSRNRIRHEVLPVLEELHPGASGRISQLSERLAQEEEGCDQLLDLALTNLKSTTAQAQPALQRRPFTALARSNQRQLLNRWLAAQDISLGNAEQLEHLLNRLPPHRGPGQWDLSRGCSLQWNRDLIWLAHSQRSQPVQNDLNQGGSSATP
- a CDS encoding DUF561 domain-containing protein, whose amino-acid sequence is MSRLDRLPASLRMALGEKRALKVIAGLTNFDAASVERISRAAGLGGADLIDVACDAELVQLAASVSGLPICVSAVDPELFPAAVAAGAAMVEIGNYDAFYPLGRIFDAAEVLSITRRTRELLPEVVLSVTVPHVLPIDQQEQLAADLVAAGADIIQTEGGTSAKPFSAGSLGLIEKAAPTLAAAHSISRAVAVPVLCASGLSSVTVPMAIASGAAGVGVGSAVNKLNDELAMVAVVRGLREALGASVKAAV
- the uvrB gene encoding excinuclease ABC subunit UvrB translates to MPNPFELHAPYEPKGDQPEAIKALVAGVESGERYQTLLGATGTGKTFTIANVIAKTGRPALVLAHNKTLAAQLCNELREFFPKNAVEYFISYYDYYQPEAYVPVSDTYIAKTASINEEIDMLRHSATRSLFERRDVIVVASISCIYGLGIPSEYLKAAVKFEVGETLNLRGSLRELVNNQYSRNDLEISRGRFRVRGDVLEIGPAYEDRLVRIELFGDEVEAIRYVDPTTGEILQSLESISIYPAKHFVTPKERLEDAIKAIRSELRGRLDVLNEQGKLLEAQRLEQRTTYDLEMLEQVGYCNGVENYARHLAGREAGTPPECLIDYFPKDWLLVVDESHVTCSQLQAMYNGDQARKGVLIEHGFRLPSAADNRPLKGDEFWEKARQSIFVSATPGDWELKQSDTEVVQQVIRPTGVLDPVVEVRPTDGQVDDLLGEIRIRAEKKERVLVTTLTKRMAEDLTDYLAENGVRVRYLHSEIHSIERIEIIQDLRNGEYDVLVGVNLLREGLDLPEVSLVAILDADKEGFLRAERSLIQTIGRAARHVEGVALLYADNLTDSMAKAISETERRRAIQQAYNEKHGVTPTPAGKRGSNSILAFLEVSRRLNDEQLEQATEQAEHNDVPLDSLPELIQQLEDKMKSAAKNLDFEEAANLRDRIKGLRQKLVGKP
- a CDS encoding HAD family hydrolase — encoded protein: MGYYLLHLHLHGLFRGHDLELGRDADTGGQTTYVLELAKGLAARPEVNRIDVVTRLIQDKRVSPDYAQAHEPLGGGANIVRLPCGPRRYLRKELLWPYLDEMADAVTAHIAAQPQRPNWIHAHYADAGYVGALVSQRLGIPLVFTGHSLGREKQRRLLEGGLTHEQIEQTYAIGRRIDAEERALAQSALVITSTQQEAQQQYARYNRFEAEQAAVVPPGVDAQRFHPVAMPGEASDVEALMEPFLREPHKSPLLTICRAVRRKNVPALVEAYGRSALLQERHNLVLVLGCREDPRSLEKQQRDQFQQIFELVDRFDLYGKVAYPKQHRGEQIPAIYRWAAQRCGIFVNPALTEPFGLTLLEAAACGLPLVTTDDGGPRDILQRCANGQLADVTDLDVLQQALEEAGADLERWRRWRDNGIEAISRNFSWDAHVCSYLGEAERRSAAWMAQHRTGLGIPASAETAQVQAPPVQRLLLLDLDVCLQSAQPAGLEDLRRRLAADPQCGIGMLSGRHFASARLRFAELHLPEPQVWILEAGADLRFGSEGRPDASWQQHIAQGWQRERVEQVLEGLSPRLTLQPAVNQGSYKVSYTLEEPTAGVLEMVRQRLRQHRLEARAHLFHHWFLDVLPMRASKADAIRHLCLNWGLPLDQVLVVAAQQGDAELLNGSSLGLVACEHDHSLDQLRRRPKVFFASRPQAWGVLEGLDHYRFLSR